From the genome of Hyalangium gracile, one region includes:
- a CDS encoding ImuA family protein, with the protein MSATAEQRSGAVVEQLRERIRQLQAAPRSYLATLRTGVAEVDALLPSGGFPLGQALELCGEAASGRTSLALRAVASAHREHRLCAWVDGPKELYPPAAAAMGVDLARLLIVRPKEPSQLAWTAVQLARSGAFACVVLDLTQGLAGGRSSGVRLSLAEGKKLADAAFRGGSLLLLLSSPNAPADGVTRMRTEAMGPEGLSVEVVRSRQGGLGTRAVMPWQSLYPALESESEEALLLAGEMPTGEDLVPDFHRGRSWEQRNGCGILGQRPGRDAPMPSFRSKLGTGTAAR; encoded by the coding sequence ATGAGCGCGACGGCGGAACAGCGATCGGGAGCAGTGGTCGAACAGCTGCGCGAGCGGATCCGCCAGCTGCAGGCCGCGCCCCGGAGCTATCTGGCCACGCTGCGCACCGGGGTCGCGGAAGTGGATGCGCTGCTGCCCTCGGGCGGCTTCCCCCTGGGCCAGGCCCTGGAGCTCTGCGGCGAGGCGGCCTCCGGGCGCACCAGCCTCGCGCTGCGTGCCGTGGCTTCGGCCCACCGCGAGCATCGCCTGTGCGCCTGGGTGGATGGTCCCAAGGAGCTTTATCCCCCGGCTGCCGCTGCCATGGGGGTCGATCTGGCCCGGCTGCTCATCGTACGCCCCAAGGAGCCTTCCCAGCTCGCGTGGACCGCGGTCCAGCTCGCCCGGAGCGGCGCGTTCGCGTGCGTGGTGCTGGATCTCACGCAGGGCCTCGCGGGAGGCAGGTCCTCCGGCGTGCGGCTCTCGCTCGCCGAGGGCAAGAAGCTGGCGGATGCGGCCTTCCGTGGCGGAAGCCTGCTGCTGCTGCTGTCCTCGCCGAACGCCCCCGCCGACGGAGTGACGCGCATGCGGACCGAGGCCATGGGGCCCGAGGGGCTCTCGGTGGAAGTCGTGCGCAGCCGGCAGGGTGGGCTGGGGACACGAGCCGTGATGCCGTGGCAGTCCCTCTATCCCGCGCTGGAGTCCGAGAGCGAGGAGGCTCTCCTGCTCGCCGGAGAGATGCCGACCGGTGAGGATCTCGTGCCGGACTTCCATCGGGGGCGCTCGTGGGAGCAGCGCAACGGCTGTGGGATCCTGGGGCAGCGTCCGGGGCGTGATGCGCCGATGCCGTCCTTCCGTTCCAAGCTCGGAACGGGCACCGCGGCGCGCTGA
- a CDS encoding TonB-dependent receptor family protein has product MHARMWVVAAVFLVAATRAKAQSSEPGIAVPPGEGASAPPASQPPAAPSEASTPPAPELEAPPSPAPGTPPGDAPLAPSPEGTSPASDEASAPTAPDLTPPVAGPAPEAPPESTEPAQKKFESVVVGTSEARTSGSVHVVKSSKLQRFELDDPQAVFQSVPGVYARGEDGFGLRPNVGLRGVNPDRSKKVTLLEDGVLFGPAPYSAPAAYFFPLITRMQAVRILKGPAAIQHGPQTVGGSVELITRDIPAEEDYGVDLAGGVNLYGKFHGHYGASTERSGFVVEGVHLRNNGFKELDGGGHTGFRRNEWMLKARHLLDGTGESRQSLQLKLGYSDEASNETYLGLSDEDFRANPLRRYAASRQDRMENQRTQVVLSHQFEAGGLAVTSTAYRHDYHRIWRKVNHFQGTDIASVLADPTSARKAIYYAVLTGQIDSSTPEETLFIGPNDRQFVSQGIQSVARWSTTTGPLSHNLEAGVRYHFDSVVRLHTEDGFRMVAGELVSDGAPTRTTANNRDATNALALHVADAVSWGPLVLTPGVRMEIVRSRSLDRLTGDRQSGALEVVLPGLGVYGALTRSLGLFAGAYRGFSPPAPGQPSAVLPETSINFESGARWTRSGERFEVVGFLNAYENLTDVCTFSNGCLTDNLDRQVDAGRARIMGIEVFAEKTFRPGGGVTFPTSLAYTFTQTELLESFRSSDPQYGVVNAGDEMPYVPKHQLFASAGVESAFGGVHLSSTFVDSMREEAGQGEPAPGKKTDVLLTFDLNASWHFAKDADVYFSARNLLDKQVIVGRLPYGARPNAPRTMLVGLKYSF; this is encoded by the coding sequence ATGCATGCACGGATGTGGGTGGTCGCGGCGGTCTTCCTCGTCGCCGCGACGAGGGCGAAGGCTCAGTCGTCCGAGCCTGGGATCGCCGTGCCGCCTGGCGAGGGAGCGTCCGCCCCGCCGGCTTCCCAGCCACCGGCTGCTCCTTCAGAGGCCAGTACTCCCCCGGCGCCCGAGCTTGAGGCGCCTCCGTCGCCGGCACCGGGAACCCCGCCGGGCGATGCACCGCTCGCACCCTCCCCCGAGGGAACGAGCCCCGCGTCCGACGAGGCCTCCGCTCCGACGGCGCCTGATCTGACGCCTCCGGTGGCGGGCCCCGCTCCCGAGGCTCCGCCGGAGTCCACCGAGCCGGCGCAGAAGAAGTTCGAGAGCGTGGTCGTCGGCACCTCGGAGGCGCGGACGAGCGGCTCGGTGCACGTCGTCAAGTCGAGCAAGCTGCAGCGCTTCGAGCTGGATGATCCGCAGGCCGTCTTCCAGTCCGTCCCTGGCGTCTACGCCCGAGGCGAGGATGGCTTCGGGCTCCGGCCGAACGTGGGCCTGCGCGGGGTGAACCCCGATCGCAGCAAGAAGGTGACGCTGCTGGAGGACGGGGTGCTCTTCGGTCCAGCGCCCTACTCCGCTCCGGCGGCCTACTTCTTCCCGCTGATCACCCGCATGCAGGCGGTGCGCATCCTCAAGGGGCCCGCGGCCATCCAGCATGGCCCGCAGACGGTGGGCGGCTCCGTGGAGCTCATCACCCGGGACATCCCCGCCGAGGAGGACTACGGGGTGGACCTGGCCGGAGGCGTGAACCTCTACGGCAAGTTCCACGGCCACTACGGCGCGAGCACCGAGCGCTCCGGGTTCGTGGTGGAGGGGGTGCACCTGCGCAACAACGGCTTCAAGGAGCTCGACGGAGGAGGCCACACGGGCTTCCGCCGCAACGAGTGGATGCTGAAGGCCCGCCACCTGCTGGATGGAACGGGCGAGTCCCGGCAGAGCCTGCAGCTCAAGCTGGGCTACTCCGACGAGGCCTCCAACGAGACATATCTGGGCCTGAGCGACGAGGACTTCCGCGCCAACCCCCTGCGCCGCTACGCCGCCAGCCGCCAGGATCGCATGGAGAACCAGCGCACCCAGGTGGTCCTCAGCCATCAGTTCGAGGCCGGCGGGCTGGCGGTGACGAGCACCGCGTACCGGCACGACTACCACCGCATCTGGCGGAAGGTGAACCACTTCCAGGGCACGGACATCGCCAGCGTGCTCGCGGATCCCACCAGCGCGCGCAAGGCCATCTACTACGCCGTGCTCACCGGGCAGATCGACAGCTCGACGCCCGAGGAGACGCTCTTCATCGGTCCCAATGATCGCCAGTTCGTCTCGCAGGGAATCCAGAGCGTGGCCCGGTGGAGCACCACCACGGGCCCCCTGAGCCACAACCTGGAGGCCGGCGTGCGCTATCACTTCGACAGCGTCGTTCGGCTCCACACGGAGGATGGCTTCCGGATGGTGGCCGGCGAGCTCGTCTCGGACGGCGCGCCCACGAGGACCACCGCGAACAACCGGGACGCGACGAACGCCCTGGCGCTCCACGTGGCGGACGCGGTGTCCTGGGGGCCGCTGGTGCTGACGCCCGGTGTCCGCATGGAGATCGTGCGCTCGCGGTCCCTGGATCGCCTCACCGGGGACCGTCAGAGCGGAGCGCTCGAGGTGGTGCTGCCGGGCCTGGGTGTCTATGGCGCGCTCACCCGCTCCCTGGGACTGTTCGCCGGAGCGTACCGGGGCTTCTCGCCTCCGGCGCCGGGCCAGCCGTCCGCGGTGCTGCCCGAGACGAGCATCAACTTCGAGTCCGGTGCCCGCTGGACGCGCAGCGGCGAGCGCTTCGAGGTGGTGGGCTTCCTCAACGCCTACGAGAACCTGACGGACGTCTGCACCTTCTCCAACGGGTGTCTGACCGACAACCTGGATCGCCAGGTGGACGCCGGCAGGGCCCGGATCATGGGCATCGAGGTCTTCGCGGAGAAGACGTTCCGGCCCGGCGGCGGAGTGACGTTCCCCACGTCGCTGGCCTACACGTTCACGCAGACCGAGCTGCTCGAGTCCTTCCGCTCCTCGGATCCGCAGTACGGCGTGGTGAACGCCGGTGACGAGATGCCGTACGTGCCGAAGCACCAGCTCTTCGCCTCGGCGGGCGTGGAGTCGGCGTTCGGAGGTGTCCACCTGAGCAGCACCTTCGTGGACTCCATGCGCGAGGAGGCGGGCCAGGGCGAGCCGGCGCCGGGGAAGAAGACGGATGTCCTGCTGACGTTCGATCTGAACGCGAGCTGGCACTTCGCGAAGGACGCGGATGTGTACTTCAGCGCGCGCAACCTGCTGGACAAGCAGGTCATCGTGGGACGCCTGCCCTATGGCGCTCGGCCGAACGCTCCCCGGACGATGCTGGTGGGCCTGAAATACTCGTTCTGA
- a CDS encoding Y-family DNA polymerase, translated as MRLGYLHLSRFPAQRRVIEMPSLAGKPFVLEEEVRGQRRVAFASSSALKAGVRTGMTLTAATALEPSLQHFPYRAGEEARALMSLGEALMCVAPGFQLSAPDGMWFDASAAHLFGGEEGLCLRALEVCSGHGYRGKAVVASELFTARVLARLGTRPVLVVPEGGSARALAPLPLTALEGREREAFAALGLSTLGEVAALPAGAVAARGGAAGLQAHTLCGGGDDTPFVAAVLEEVLEERMTLEWPAESFEPLQFALKTVLDRLCARLAGRRRAAVRLSFVLKLDPSGLVELPLTLARPTARAKLLLDLARHQLSDLRLENPVATLSVRVEEHSEDRGQQLALGDTPEGDAALEVVLSRLATTLGEEALFSASLEAVHRPEQAYVARAFHPPASTRGMAGELLPEEEVEVPVDEALKERPSRLLEQPATLDAEVTESGELLAAWLLGKRRRVVAMAGPERLGGEWWAQSPFSRDYYRVHFEGLGPAWVFRDAQDGRFYLQGLFD; from the coding sequence ATGCGGCTCGGCTATCTGCACCTCTCGCGCTTCCCAGCGCAGCGCAGGGTCATCGAGATGCCCTCGCTGGCGGGCAAGCCCTTCGTGCTGGAGGAGGAGGTTCGAGGCCAGCGACGGGTGGCCTTCGCCTCGTCGAGCGCGCTGAAGGCCGGCGTCCGGACGGGGATGACGCTGACCGCCGCCACGGCCCTGGAGCCCTCGCTCCAGCACTTCCCCTACCGGGCCGGGGAAGAGGCCCGCGCGTTGATGTCCCTGGGCGAAGCGCTGATGTGCGTCGCGCCCGGCTTCCAGCTCTCCGCGCCGGACGGGATGTGGTTCGACGCGAGCGCCGCGCACCTCTTCGGTGGCGAGGAGGGGCTGTGCCTGCGAGCGCTGGAGGTCTGCTCGGGCCATGGCTACCGGGGCAAGGCCGTGGTGGCCTCGGAGCTGTTCACCGCCCGGGTGCTGGCCCGTCTTGGCACCCGGCCCGTGCTGGTGGTTCCCGAGGGTGGCAGTGCGCGCGCGCTGGCGCCCCTGCCGCTCACCGCGCTGGAGGGCCGGGAGCGCGAGGCCTTCGCCGCGCTCGGGCTGAGCACGCTGGGAGAGGTGGCGGCGTTGCCCGCGGGCGCGGTGGCGGCTCGAGGTGGCGCCGCGGGCCTGCAAGCGCACACGCTCTGCGGAGGAGGGGATGACACTCCCTTCGTCGCTGCCGTGCTGGAGGAAGTGCTCGAGGAGCGGATGACGCTGGAGTGGCCCGCCGAGTCCTTCGAGCCCCTGCAGTTCGCCCTCAAGACGGTGCTGGATCGGCTCTGCGCGCGACTGGCCGGACGGCGCCGGGCGGCGGTGCGGCTGAGCTTCGTGCTGAAGCTGGATCCCTCCGGGCTGGTGGAGCTGCCGCTCACGCTGGCTCGGCCCACGGCGCGCGCGAAGCTGCTGCTGGATCTGGCCCGCCACCAGCTGTCCGATCTGCGGCTGGAGAACCCGGTGGCGACGCTCTCCGTGCGCGTGGAAGAGCACAGCGAGGATCGCGGCCAGCAGCTCGCGCTCGGAGACACGCCAGAAGGAGATGCGGCGCTGGAGGTGGTGCTGTCGCGGCTGGCCACGACGCTGGGCGAGGAGGCGCTGTTCTCCGCCTCGCTGGAGGCCGTCCACCGCCCCGAGCAGGCCTACGTGGCTCGGGCCTTCCATCCTCCGGCCTCCACGCGAGGCATGGCGGGAGAGCTGCTGCCGGAGGAAGAGGTGGAGGTGCCGGTGGATGAGGCGCTGAAGGAGCGCCCCTCCCGGCTGCTGGAGCAGCCCGCCACGCTGGATGCCGAGGTGACGGAGTCCGGCGAGCTGCTCGCGGCGTGGCTGCTGGGCAAGCGGCGCCGGGTGGTGGCCATGGCCGGCCCCGAGCGCCTGGGCGGGGAGTGGTGGGCGCAGTCACCCTTCAGTCGGGACTACTACCGCGTCCACTTCGAGGGGCTCGGCCCCGCCTGGGTCTTTCGGGATGCGCAGGACGGCCGCTTCTACCTCCAGGGCCTCTTCGACTGA